In Pungitius pungitius chromosome 2, fPunPun2.1, whole genome shotgun sequence, a single window of DNA contains:
- the gsr gene encoding glutathione reductase, mitochondrial isoform X1: MLFKRINRLLPSLTLPRHAALNRRDMASGDPETTRLDFLVIGGGSGGLAGARRASELGASAAVIESHRLGGTCVNVGCVPKKVMWNAAVHAEYLHDHSDYGFEVGSVRFSWEALKAKRDAYISHLNRIYRNNLDKAKVQNIQGHARFTNDPEPTVEVDGRKYTAPHILIATGGQPTVLSDADIPGGNLGITSDRFFELETLPKRTVIVGAGYIAVEMAGILSTLGSKTSMIIRQSGVLRNFDSFISTNCTKELQNSGVDLWKNSQVKSVRKTEKGLEVTVVTKDPEKRNDEEKTSTIQEVDCLLWAIGRQPNTSGLNVAAVGLEMDERGHIVVDEFQNTSRPGVYAVGDVCGKALLTPVAIAAGRKLAHRLFEGKKDSKLDYSSIPTVVFSHPPIGTVGLTEEEAIRSRGKENVKVYKTSFTPMYHAITSRKSQCIMKLVCEGKEEKVVGLHMQGLGCDEMLQGFAVAIKMGATKADFDKTVAIHPTSSEEFVTMR, from the exons ATGCTTTTCAAACGAATCAACAGACTGCTTCCGTCCCTGACGTTACCAAG ACACGCAGCTCTCAACCGCCGCGACATGGCCTCAGGAGACCCGGAGACGACCCGGCTCGACTTCCTGGTGATCGGCGGCGGCTCCGGGGGTCTGGCCGGGGCTCGGAGGGCGTCGGAGCTCGGCGCGTCCGCAGCCGTGATCGAGAGTCACAGACTCGGAGGTACCTGC GTCAATGTTGGCTGTGTCCCAAAGAAG GTGATGTGGAATGCAGCTGTTCATGCCGAGTATCTCCACGATCACAGCGACTACGGCTTTGAAGTTGGGAGTGTTCGTTTCAGCTGGGA AGCTCTCAAGGCCAAAAGAGACGCTTATATTAGTCACTTAAATCGTATTTATCGCAACAACCTCGACAAA GCTAAAGTCCAAAATATTCAAGGTCATGCCAGGTTTACAAATGACCCTGAACCGACTGTGGAGGTTGATGGAAGAAAGTACACAGCGCCTCACATCCTCATCGCAACCGGAGGGCAGCCGACTGTTCTGAGTGATGCTGATATTCCAG GGGGAAATCTTGGCATCACCAGCGATCGCTTTTTTGAACTTGAAACATTGCCAAA GCGCACCGTGATTGTGGGCGCAGGTTACATCGCAGTGGAGATGGCCGGCATCCTTTCTACCCTGGGCTCCAAAACATCAATGATTATTCGACAGTCGGGA GTTTTGAGGAACTTTGACAGCTTCATAAGCACAAACTGCACCAAAGAGCTGCAAAACTCTGGCGTGGATCTGTGGAAGAATTCTCAGGTGAAGTCTGTGCGTAAAACGGAAAAAGGACTTGAGGTGACGGTCGTCACCAAAGACCCAGAGAAGAGGAACGACGAGGAGAAGACCAGCACCATCCAGGAAGTGGACTGCCTCCTCTGGGCCATCGGCAGGCAGCCCAACACTTCTGGATTGAATGTCGCCGCCGTG GGTTTGGAAATGGACGAAAGAGGCCACATTGTTGTGGATGAGTTTCAGAATACCAGCAGACCAGGAGTCTACGCTGTGGGCGACGTTTGTGGCAAAGCTCTTCTCACTCCTG TTGCCATAGCCGCAGGCAGAAAGCTGGCCCACCGGCTGTTTGAGGGCAAGAAGGACTCCAAGCTGGACTACTCCAGCATCCCCACCGTGGTGTTCAGCCACCCACCCATCGGAACCGTGGGCCTCACAGAAG AGGAGGCCATTAGGTCTAGAGGAAAGGAGAACGTGAAGGTCTACAAGACCTCTTTCACTCCGATGTATCACGCCATCACGAGCAGGAAGAGTCAGTGCATCATGAAGCTGGTGTGTGAGGGCAAAGAGGAGAAG GTGGTGGGCCTGCACATGCAGGGCCTGGGCTGCGACGAGATGCTGCAGGGCTTTGCTGTTGCTATCAAAATGGGCGCTACCAAAGCCGACTTTGACAAGACGGTCGCCATTCACCCCACCTCGTCTGAGGAGTTTGTCACAATGCGTTGA
- the LOC119211313 gene encoding zinc finger protein 518B isoform X1 — protein sequence MSFNIPSTNRIYSIQNRRQFKTHTPKKWEARAAGLALLYDPRDLRPDDRPTSRLIMNPVSYHSMRSSVNGGHPNNVVDRVLSNSNVKCCQKCGFASPDAAELKRHMLEHRGTRFYCFYCNKVTFSEAELNAHLKQHSNKYPFKCPHCGQGYMRRLCLVKHIDRLHSKSLIQELARPGTTKNSHAPASGALSSVPTADPASFRPAVRVTVPIPGISAVRPAWDELRGKTLDTNGASATHGNAELLTPLNGLVQHNRALTVSLPEEVTIPAGCLVELVEVKTVNGTKELKLRLVSKQENESVIKETRSTVPQNSALGKPFLYSLNRPNAVKSMSMGMCTVNRKQCETNPVNVERPVAFPVSKNLQNHVNKEKNGFKRASHEIINLESHTVVPNKVPKVILNTGRDGNSVIQGTPSEPVNHNAAVASVICNRLGQRFASALHPENTAARVSQRAVDERTNLVPEHSKSIPPSRASDLKIPPRDVSVAVKLEPGEIRLKSNAAQIIKKEAVGLNQQPSSSPALSVLLAASAQVRPPPKLLCKDEVSCPSFSIPRNLSESSSVKTPAPSSCRGPKASSWAQEVGSGQRAGERDTLEPEGFPIISSVFSLSQQPEHVQGSMQPLVMALRGIVMDESSGAESKAQDQVAVTNATERAVEPATCHARVAAKDDSIVHRRLSTERTGDSVKVEDKGMQHPPAPADNPVKEEKNGAKATDVEERSHTPASKSPAAEEAVSTIAARVEAEPQRPAHDIPKFLTVSLKRVQVGLWKKPKKGLKLRIARYKTPVGGVTDCAAIYPMPLKVDQLVKRPSPYQPVVVLNHPKPRVALQGARLDADADTGDSELAPKCQILKMRLSKVMGQKYEVLGCTVGVFP from the exons ATGAGCTTCAATATCCCATCGACGAACAGGatttattcaattcaaaacaGACGacaattcaaaacacacaccccAAAAAAG TGGGAGGCGCGTGCAGCTGGTCTCGCTCTGCTGTATGACCCGCGGGACCTGCGGCCAGATGACCGGCCGACCTCTCGCCTCATCATGAATCCTGTCAGCTACCACAGCATGAGGTCCTCCGTGAACGGTGGTCATCCCAACAATGTCGTGGATCGGGTCTTGAGCAACTCCAACGTGAAGTGCTGTCAGAAATGTGGATTTGCCTCCCCGGACGCCGCCGAGCTGAAGAGGCACATGCTGGAACACAGAGGGACGAGGTTCTACTGCTTCTACTGCAACAAAGTCACGTTCAGCGAGGCAGAGTTGAACGCCCACCTGAAGCAACACAGCAACAAGTATCCGTTTAAATGTCCTCACTGTGGACAGGGCTACATGAGGCGGTTGTGCCTGGTCAAGCACATCGATCGCTTGCACAGTAAAAGCCTCATTCAAGAACTCGCTAGGCCCGGCACAACAAAAAACTCGCATGCCCCCGCCTCCGGTGCCTTATCTAGTGTGCCCACCGCTGATCCGGCATCGTTCCGGCCGGCCGTCCGGGTGACGGTGCCCATCCCGGGAATATCTGCGGTCAGGCCGGCTTGGGATGAACTGCGGGGGAAAACACTGGACACGAACGGGGCAAGTGCCACGCATGGCAATGCGGAACTTCTGACCCCTTTGAATGGACTCGTGCAGCACAACAGAGCTCTGACGGTGTCTCTTCCGGAGGAGGTGACGATCCCCGCCGGCTGTTTGGTGGAGCTCGTTGAGGTGAAGACCGTCAACGGGACCAAGGAGCTGAAGCTGAGGCTCGTCTCTAAACAGGAAAACGAGTCTGTGATAAAAGAGACGAGGAGCACAGTGCCTCAAAACAGTGCACTGGGAAAGCCCTTCTTATACTCATTAAATCGCCCCAACGCGGTGAAATCCATGAGCATGGGGATGTGCACCGTCAACAGGAAGCAGTGTGAAACAAACCCCGTGAATGTGGAACGTCCTGTCGCTTTCCCCGTTTCCAAAAACCTCCAGAATCAcgtaaacaaagagaaaaatggatttaaaagaGCCTCGCATGAAATAATCAACTTGGAAAGTCACACAGTCGTTCCAAACAAGGTTCCCAAAGTCATCCTCAACACTGGAAGAGACGGAAACAGTGTGATCCAAGGTACCCCGAGCGAACCGGTGAACCACAATGCAGCCGTGGCCTCGGTCATCTGCAACAGGCTCGGCCAAAGGTTTGCGAGCGCCCTGCACCCCGAGAACACGGCGGCGCGTGTTTCTCAGCGAGCCGTGGACGAGAGGACTAATTTGGTTCCAGAGCATTCCAAGAGTATCCCACCCAGCAGGGCGAGCGACTTAAAAATCCCTCCCCGGGATGTTTCTGTGGCTGTGAAGCTGGAACCGGGCGAGATACGCCTCAAGAGCAACGCCGCtcagataataaaaaaagaggcggtgggcttgaaccagcaaccttcttcttctccggcCTTGAGCGTCCTCTTGGCGGCATCCGCCCAAGTGAGACCTCCGCCGAAACTGCTTTGTAAGGACGAGGTTTCATGTCCGTCTTTTTCCATTCCCAGAAACCTAAGCGAGTCCTCGTCGGTCAAAACGCCGGCGCCGTCCAGCTGCAGGGGTCCAAAGGCGTCGTCCTGGGCCCAGGAAGTCGGGTCCGGTCAGAGGGCGGGAGAACGGGACACGCTAGAGCCGGAGGGTTTTCCCATCATCTCCTCCGTGTTTTCACTTAGCCAACAGCCGGAGCACGTCCAGGGCTCCATGCAACCGCTGGTCATGGCGCTGCGCGGTATAGTGATGGATGAAAGCAGCGGCGCCGAAAGCAAAGCTCAAGATCAGGTGGCGGTAACGAACGCCACGGAGCGGGCGGTGGAGCCGGCGACATGCCACGCTCGGGTGGCCGCAAAAGACGACTCCATCGTCCACAGGCGTTTGTCGACGGAGCGGACCGGTGACTCCGTCAAAGTCGAGGATAAAGGTATGCAGCATCCTCCCGCCCCCGCCGACAACCCCGTCAAGGAGGAGAAAAACGGCGCCAAGGCAACAGACGTTGAGGAACGCAGTCACACTCCAGCTTCTAAGTCCCCAGCGGCCGAGGAAGCGGTTTCCACAATCGCGGCGCGTGTGGAGGCGGAGCCCCAGCGGCCAGCGCACGACATCCCAAAGTTCCTGACCGTCTCGCTCAAGCGGGTACAGGTGGGCCTGTGGAAAAAACCCAAGAAGGGGCTGAAACTCAGAATAGCCAGATACAAGACACCTGTGGGCGGTGTGACTGACTGCGCGGCCATTTACCCGATGCCGCTGAAGGTGGACCAGCTGGTGAAACGGCCGAGCCCCTACCAGCCCGTGGTGGTGCTCAACCACCCGAAGCCCCGGGTCGCCTTACAGGGCGCCAGATTGGACGCCGACGCGGACACGGGAGACTCCGAGTTGGCTCCCAAGTGCCAAATCTTAAAAATGAGGCTGAGCAAAGTGATGGGGCAGAAGTACGAGGTGCTGGGGTGCACTGTCGGTGTCTTTCCGTGA
- the LOC119211313 gene encoding zinc finger protein 518B isoform X2 has product MSRRLRAACLREDEKSCFLSQEVAGVRWEARAAGLALLYDPRDLRPDDRPTSRLIMNPVSYHSMRSSVNGGHPNNVVDRVLSNSNVKCCQKCGFASPDAAELKRHMLEHRGTRFYCFYCNKVTFSEAELNAHLKQHSNKYPFKCPHCGQGYMRRLCLVKHIDRLHSKSLIQELARPGTTKNSHAPASGALSSVPTADPASFRPAVRVTVPIPGISAVRPAWDELRGKTLDTNGASATHGNAELLTPLNGLVQHNRALTVSLPEEVTIPAGCLVELVEVKTVNGTKELKLRLVSKQENESVIKETRSTVPQNSALGKPFLYSLNRPNAVKSMSMGMCTVNRKQCETNPVNVERPVAFPVSKNLQNHVNKEKNGFKRASHEIINLESHTVVPNKVPKVILNTGRDGNSVIQGTPSEPVNHNAAVASVICNRLGQRFASALHPENTAARVSQRAVDERTNLVPEHSKSIPPSRASDLKIPPRDVSVAVKLEPGEIRLKSNAAQIIKKEAVGLNQQPSSSPALSVLLAASAQVRPPPKLLCKDEVSCPSFSIPRNLSESSSVKTPAPSSCRGPKASSWAQEVGSGQRAGERDTLEPEGFPIISSVFSLSQQPEHVQGSMQPLVMALRGIVMDESSGAESKAQDQVAVTNATERAVEPATCHARVAAKDDSIVHRRLSTERTGDSVKVEDKGMQHPPAPADNPVKEEKNGAKATDVEERSHTPASKSPAAEEAVSTIAARVEAEPQRPAHDIPKFLTVSLKRVQVGLWKKPKKGLKLRIARYKTPVGGVTDCAAIYPMPLKVDQLVKRPSPYQPVVVLNHPKPRVALQGARLDADADTGDSELAPKCQILKMRLSKVMGQKYEVLGCTVGVFP; this is encoded by the exons ATGTCGCGGCGGTTGAGAGCTGCGTGTCTGCGGGAAGACGAGAAAAGCTGCTTTCTGAGCCAGGAGGTAGCCGGCGTCCGG TGGGAGGCGCGTGCAGCTGGTCTCGCTCTGCTGTATGACCCGCGGGACCTGCGGCCAGATGACCGGCCGACCTCTCGCCTCATCATGAATCCTGTCAGCTACCACAGCATGAGGTCCTCCGTGAACGGTGGTCATCCCAACAATGTCGTGGATCGGGTCTTGAGCAACTCCAACGTGAAGTGCTGTCAGAAATGTGGATTTGCCTCCCCGGACGCCGCCGAGCTGAAGAGGCACATGCTGGAACACAGAGGGACGAGGTTCTACTGCTTCTACTGCAACAAAGTCACGTTCAGCGAGGCAGAGTTGAACGCCCACCTGAAGCAACACAGCAACAAGTATCCGTTTAAATGTCCTCACTGTGGACAGGGCTACATGAGGCGGTTGTGCCTGGTCAAGCACATCGATCGCTTGCACAGTAAAAGCCTCATTCAAGAACTCGCTAGGCCCGGCACAACAAAAAACTCGCATGCCCCCGCCTCCGGTGCCTTATCTAGTGTGCCCACCGCTGATCCGGCATCGTTCCGGCCGGCCGTCCGGGTGACGGTGCCCATCCCGGGAATATCTGCGGTCAGGCCGGCTTGGGATGAACTGCGGGGGAAAACACTGGACACGAACGGGGCAAGTGCCACGCATGGCAATGCGGAACTTCTGACCCCTTTGAATGGACTCGTGCAGCACAACAGAGCTCTGACGGTGTCTCTTCCGGAGGAGGTGACGATCCCCGCCGGCTGTTTGGTGGAGCTCGTTGAGGTGAAGACCGTCAACGGGACCAAGGAGCTGAAGCTGAGGCTCGTCTCTAAACAGGAAAACGAGTCTGTGATAAAAGAGACGAGGAGCACAGTGCCTCAAAACAGTGCACTGGGAAAGCCCTTCTTATACTCATTAAATCGCCCCAACGCGGTGAAATCCATGAGCATGGGGATGTGCACCGTCAACAGGAAGCAGTGTGAAACAAACCCCGTGAATGTGGAACGTCCTGTCGCTTTCCCCGTTTCCAAAAACCTCCAGAATCAcgtaaacaaagagaaaaatggatttaaaagaGCCTCGCATGAAATAATCAACTTGGAAAGTCACACAGTCGTTCCAAACAAGGTTCCCAAAGTCATCCTCAACACTGGAAGAGACGGAAACAGTGTGATCCAAGGTACCCCGAGCGAACCGGTGAACCACAATGCAGCCGTGGCCTCGGTCATCTGCAACAGGCTCGGCCAAAGGTTTGCGAGCGCCCTGCACCCCGAGAACACGGCGGCGCGTGTTTCTCAGCGAGCCGTGGACGAGAGGACTAATTTGGTTCCAGAGCATTCCAAGAGTATCCCACCCAGCAGGGCGAGCGACTTAAAAATCCCTCCCCGGGATGTTTCTGTGGCTGTGAAGCTGGAACCGGGCGAGATACGCCTCAAGAGCAACGCCGCtcagataataaaaaaagaggcggtgggcttgaaccagcaaccttcttcttctccggcCTTGAGCGTCCTCTTGGCGGCATCCGCCCAAGTGAGACCTCCGCCGAAACTGCTTTGTAAGGACGAGGTTTCATGTCCGTCTTTTTCCATTCCCAGAAACCTAAGCGAGTCCTCGTCGGTCAAAACGCCGGCGCCGTCCAGCTGCAGGGGTCCAAAGGCGTCGTCCTGGGCCCAGGAAGTCGGGTCCGGTCAGAGGGCGGGAGAACGGGACACGCTAGAGCCGGAGGGTTTTCCCATCATCTCCTCCGTGTTTTCACTTAGCCAACAGCCGGAGCACGTCCAGGGCTCCATGCAACCGCTGGTCATGGCGCTGCGCGGTATAGTGATGGATGAAAGCAGCGGCGCCGAAAGCAAAGCTCAAGATCAGGTGGCGGTAACGAACGCCACGGAGCGGGCGGTGGAGCCGGCGACATGCCACGCTCGGGTGGCCGCAAAAGACGACTCCATCGTCCACAGGCGTTTGTCGACGGAGCGGACCGGTGACTCCGTCAAAGTCGAGGATAAAGGTATGCAGCATCCTCCCGCCCCCGCCGACAACCCCGTCAAGGAGGAGAAAAACGGCGCCAAGGCAACAGACGTTGAGGAACGCAGTCACACTCCAGCTTCTAAGTCCCCAGCGGCCGAGGAAGCGGTTTCCACAATCGCGGCGCGTGTGGAGGCGGAGCCCCAGCGGCCAGCGCACGACATCCCAAAGTTCCTGACCGTCTCGCTCAAGCGGGTACAGGTGGGCCTGTGGAAAAAACCCAAGAAGGGGCTGAAACTCAGAATAGCCAGATACAAGACACCTGTGGGCGGTGTGACTGACTGCGCGGCCATTTACCCGATGCCGCTGAAGGTGGACCAGCTGGTGAAACGGCCGAGCCCCTACCAGCCCGTGGTGGTGCTCAACCACCCGAAGCCCCGGGTCGCCTTACAGGGCGCCAGATTGGACGCCGACGCGGACACGGGAGACTCCGAGTTGGCTCCCAAGTGCCAAATCTTAAAAATGAGGCTGAGCAAAGTGATGGGGCAGAAGTACGAGGTGCTGGGGTGCACTGTCGGTGTCTTTCCGTGA
- the gsr gene encoding glutathione reductase, mitochondrial isoform X2, protein MWNAAVHAEYLHDHSDYGFEVGSVRFSWEALKAKRDAYISHLNRIYRNNLDKAKVQNIQGHARFTNDPEPTVEVDGRKYTAPHILIATGGQPTVLSDADIPGGNLGITSDRFFELETLPKRTVIVGAGYIAVEMAGILSTLGSKTSMIIRQSGVLRNFDSFISTNCTKELQNSGVDLWKNSQVKSVRKTEKGLEVTVVTKDPEKRNDEEKTSTIQEVDCLLWAIGRQPNTSGLNVAAVGLEMDERGHIVVDEFQNTSRPGVYAVGDVCGKALLTPVAIAAGRKLAHRLFEGKKDSKLDYSSIPTVVFSHPPIGTVGLTEEEAIRSRGKENVKVYKTSFTPMYHAITSRKSQCIMKLVCEGKEEKVVGLHMQGLGCDEMLQGFAVAIKMGATKADFDKTVAIHPTSSEEFVTMR, encoded by the exons ATGTGGAATGCAGCTGTTCATGCCGAGTATCTCCACGATCACAGCGACTACGGCTTTGAAGTTGGGAGTGTTCGTTTCAGCTGGGA AGCTCTCAAGGCCAAAAGAGACGCTTATATTAGTCACTTAAATCGTATTTATCGCAACAACCTCGACAAA GCTAAAGTCCAAAATATTCAAGGTCATGCCAGGTTTACAAATGACCCTGAACCGACTGTGGAGGTTGATGGAAGAAAGTACACAGCGCCTCACATCCTCATCGCAACCGGAGGGCAGCCGACTGTTCTGAGTGATGCTGATATTCCAG GGGGAAATCTTGGCATCACCAGCGATCGCTTTTTTGAACTTGAAACATTGCCAAA GCGCACCGTGATTGTGGGCGCAGGTTACATCGCAGTGGAGATGGCCGGCATCCTTTCTACCCTGGGCTCCAAAACATCAATGATTATTCGACAGTCGGGA GTTTTGAGGAACTTTGACAGCTTCATAAGCACAAACTGCACCAAAGAGCTGCAAAACTCTGGCGTGGATCTGTGGAAGAATTCTCAGGTGAAGTCTGTGCGTAAAACGGAAAAAGGACTTGAGGTGACGGTCGTCACCAAAGACCCAGAGAAGAGGAACGACGAGGAGAAGACCAGCACCATCCAGGAAGTGGACTGCCTCCTCTGGGCCATCGGCAGGCAGCCCAACACTTCTGGATTGAATGTCGCCGCCGTG GGTTTGGAAATGGACGAAAGAGGCCACATTGTTGTGGATGAGTTTCAGAATACCAGCAGACCAGGAGTCTACGCTGTGGGCGACGTTTGTGGCAAAGCTCTTCTCACTCCTG TTGCCATAGCCGCAGGCAGAAAGCTGGCCCACCGGCTGTTTGAGGGCAAGAAGGACTCCAAGCTGGACTACTCCAGCATCCCCACCGTGGTGTTCAGCCACCCACCCATCGGAACCGTGGGCCTCACAGAAG AGGAGGCCATTAGGTCTAGAGGAAAGGAGAACGTGAAGGTCTACAAGACCTCTTTCACTCCGATGTATCACGCCATCACGAGCAGGAAGAGTCAGTGCATCATGAAGCTGGTGTGTGAGGGCAAAGAGGAGAAG GTGGTGGGCCTGCACATGCAGGGCCTGGGCTGCGACGAGATGCTGCAGGGCTTTGCTGTTGCTATCAAAATGGGCGCTACCAAAGCCGACTTTGACAAGACGGTCGCCATTCACCCCACCTCGTCTGAGGAGTTTGTCACAATGCGTTGA
- the LOC119210278 gene encoding serine/threonine-protein kinase pim-3-like translates to MGSGSCNTTVEVVGQRGNKRKVADAEDGPSSKRRLVTEDVEEEPTKQQEFEAKYKELDNIGQGGYGSVFAGYRRADNLPVAIKHIPIDKVWFTHEDNGNIISIEVAIMLKLAAESERTWPSLLDWYRLERELVLVMERPIHAKSFWRYLRAEGLSMTEEEVKIILRQLVDVALKLKRKDIFHRDIKTENILIETSSKVPRLLLIDYGVSCYDDWNRRYLEFYGSVTPPEIYGECGYTAEPTTVFQIGAVLFDALHEEKKVFDTLKFYMGGQSLPKEMSTDCYDFLQMCLRKYPATRPTLEQLRNHQWLR, encoded by the exons ATGGGCTCTG GAAGCTGCAACACCACTGTGGAGGTTGTTGGGCAGAGAGGCAACAAGAGGAAGGTCGCCGATGCTGAGGATGGACCGAGTAGCAAGAGGAGACTGGTTACCGAGGACGTTGAGGAGGAGCCCACCAAACAAC AAGAGTTTGAAGCCAAATATAAGGAACTGGATAACATTGGTCAAGGAGGATATGGATCCGTGTTTGCTGGCTACCGCAGAGCCGACAACCTCCCG GTTGCCATTAAACACATCCCAATTGACAAAGTCTGGTTCACACATGAG GACAACGGAAACATAATCTCCATAGAGGTCGCCATCATGTTGAAGCTGGCGGCCGAGTCAGAGAGGACATGGCCATCCCTGCTGGACTGGTATCGGTTGGAGAGGGAGCTGGTGCTGGTGATGGAGAGGCCGATCCACGCTAAGAGTTTCTGGAGATACCTCAGAGCGGAAGGACTCTCCATGACGGAAGAAGAAGTCAAG ATCATACTGAGGCAGCTGGTCGATGTGGCACTCAAACTAAAGCGCAAGGACATTTTCCACCGCGACATAAAGACGGAGAACATTCTGATTGAGACATCCTCTAAAGTCCCGCGACTTCTCCTCATCGACTATGGTGTGAGCTGTTACGACGATTGGAACCGGAGATACTTGGAGTTTTACG GTAGTGTGACCCCCCCAGAGATTTATGGTGAATGTGGGTACACAGCAGAACCCACCACAGTGTTTCAGATCGGAGCGGTGCTGTTTGATGCCCTCCACGAGGAAAAGAAAGTGTTCGACACGCTCAAGTTCTATATGGGTGGTCAGTCTCTCCCCAAAGAGATGTCTACAG acTGCTACGACTTCCTCCAGATGTGTCTAAGAAAGTATCCCGCCACCCGTCCAACACTGGAGCAGCTCAGAAATCACCAGTGGCTCAGATAA